A window of the Halichoerus grypus chromosome 2, mHalGry1.hap1.1, whole genome shotgun sequence genome harbors these coding sequences:
- the DNAJC7 gene encoding dnaJ homolog subfamily C member 7 isoform X3 produces MAAAAECDVVMAATEPELHDDEEAKREAESFKEQGNAYYAKKDYNEAYNYYTKAIDMCPKNASYYGNRAATLMMLGKFREALGDAQQSVRLDDSFVRGHLREGKCHLSLGNAMAACRSFQRALELDHKNAQAQQEVVFCMDRALEFAPACHRFKILKAECLAMLGRYPEAQSVASDILRMDSTNADALYVRGLCLYYEDCIEKAVQFFVQALRMAPDHEKACIACRNAKALKAKKEDGNKAFKEGNYKLAYELYTEALGIDPNNIKTNAKLYCNRGTVNSKLRKLDDAIEDCTSAVKLDATYIKAYLRRAQCYMDTEQYEEAVRDYEKVYQTEKTKEHKQLLKNAQLELKKSKRKDYYKILGVDKNASEDEIKKAYRKRALMHHPDRHSGASAEVQKEEEKKFKEVGEAFTILSDPKKKTRYDSGQDLDEEGMNMGDFDANNIFKAFFGGPGGFSFEASGPGNFFFQFG; encoded by the exons ATGGCGGCTGCCGCGGAGTGCGATGTGGTAATGGCGGCGACCGAGCCAGAGCTGCACGACGACGAGGAAGCGAAGAG ggAAGCAGAGTCTTTCAAGGAACAAGGAAACGCATACTATGCCAAGAAAGATTACAATGAAGCTTATAACTATTATACAAAAGCCATAG ATATGTGTCCTAAAAATGCTAGCTATTATGGGAATCGAGCAGCTACTTTGATGATGCTCGGAAAGTTCCGGGAAGCTCTTGGAGATGCACAACAGTCAGTGAGGTTGGATGACAGTTTCGTCCGG GGACATCTACGAGAGGGAAAATGCCACCTATCTCTAGGGAATGCCATGGCAGCATGTCGTAGTTTCCAGAGAGCCCTAGAACTGGATCACAAAAATGCTCAGGCACAACAGGAG GTGGTTTTCTGCATGGACCGTGCCCTAGAATTTGCCCCTGCCTGCCATCGCTTCAAAATCCTCAAAGCAGAATGTTTAGCAATGCTAGGTCGTTACCCGGAAGCACAGTCTGTGGCCAG TGACATTTTACGAATGGATTCTACCAATGCGGATGCTCTGTATGTACGAGGTCTTTGCCTTTATTATGAAGATTGTATTGAGAAGGCGGTTCAGTTTTTTGTACAGGCTCTCAGGATGGCTCCTGACCATGAGAAGGCCTGCATTGCTTGCAGA AATGCCAAAGCactgaaagcaaagaaagaagatgggaataaagcatttaaagaaggaaattacaAGCTAGCCTATGAACTGTACACAGAAGCCCTGGGGATAGATCctaacaatataaaaacaaatgctaAACTCTACTGTAATCGGGGCACGGTTAATTCCAAG cTTAGGAAACTAGATGATGCAATAGAAGACTGCACGAGTGCAGTGAAGCTCGATGCCACTTATATAAAAGCCTACTTGAGAAGAGCTCAGTG TTACATGGACACAGAACAGTATGAAGAAGCAGTGCGGGACTATGAAAAAGTATATCAGACGGAGAAAACAAAAG AACACAAACAGCTCCTAAAAAATGCACAGCTGGAACTGAAGAAGAGTAAGAGGAAAGATTACTACAAAATTCTGGGAGTGGACAAGAATGCCTCTGAGGACGAGATCAAGAAAGCTTACCGGAAACGGGCCTTGATGCATCATCCAG ATCGGCACAGTGGAGCCAGTGCCGAAGttcagaaggaggaggagaaaaagttCAAGGAAGTTGGAGAAGCTTTTACCATCCTCTCTGATCCCAAGAAAAAGACTCGCTACGACAGCGGACAGGACCTGGATGAGGAGGGCATGAATATGGGTG ATTTTGACGCAAACAATATCTTCAAGGCATTCTTTGGCGGTCCTGGGGGCTTCAGCTTTGAAG CATCTGGTCCagggaatttcttttttcaatttggCTAA
- the CNP gene encoding 2',3'-cyclic-nucleotide 3'-phosphodiesterase isoform X1: MNRSFSRKSHTFLPKIFFRKMSSSGAKDKPELQFPFLQDEETVATLQECKTLFILRGLPGSGKSTLARVIVDRYRDGTKMVSADAYKITPGGRGDFSEEYKRLDEDLAAYCRRDVRVLVLDDTNHERERLEQLFELADQYQYQVVLVEPKTAWRLDCAQLKEKNQWQLSAEELKKLKPALEKDFLPLYFGWFLTKKSSESLRKAGQAFLEELSNHKAFKKELRHFVSGDEPREKIELVTYFGKRPPGVLHCTTKFCDYGKAAGADEYAQQDVVKKSYCKAFTLTVTALFVTPKTTGARVELSEQELPLWPNDVDKLSPSDSLPRGSRAHITLGCAGDVEPVQTGIDLLEIVRQEKGGSRGEEVGELNRGKLYSLGNGRWLLSLTKKLEVRAIFTGYYGKGKPVPTHGSRKGGALQSCTII, from the exons ATG AACAGAAGCTTCTCCCGAAAGAGCCACACGTTCCTGCCCAAGATCTTCTTCCGCAAAATGTCCTCCTCAGGGGCCAAGGACAAGCCTGAGCTGCAGTTTCCTTTCCTGCAGGATGAGGAGACCGTGGCCACGCTGCAGGAGTGCAAGACCCTCTTCATCCTGCGCGGCCTGCCCGGGAGCGGCAAGTCCACCCTGGCGCGGGTCATCGTGGACAGGTACCGGGACGGCACCAAGATGGTGTCCGCCGACGCCTACAAGATTACCCCCGGGGGCCGAGGAGACTTCTCTGAGGAGTACAAGCGGCTGGACGAGGACCTGGCCGCCTACTGCCGCCGGGACGTGCGCGTCCTGGTGCTGGATGACACCAACCACGAGCGGGAGCGGCTGGAGCAGCTCTTTGAATTGGCCGACCAGTACCAGTACCAGGTGGTGTTGGTGGAGCCCAAGACGGCGTGGCGGCTGGACTGCGCCCAGCTCAAGGAGAAGAACCAGTGGCAGCTGTCGGCCGAGGAGCTCAAGAAGCTGAAGCCGGCGCTGGAGAAGGACTTCCTGCCGCTCTACTTCGGCTGGTTCCTGACCAAGAAGAGTTCCGAGAGCCTCCGCAAAGCCGGCCAGGCCTTCCTGGAGGAGCTGAGCAACCACAAGGCCTTCAAGAAGGAGCTGCGACACT tTGTCTCTGGGGATGAGCCCAGGGAGAAGATCGAACTGGTCACCTACTTCGGGAAGAGACCCCCAGGCGTGCTGCACTGCACAACCAAGTTCTGTGACTACGGGAAGGCTGCGGGGGCAGACGAGTATGCCCAGCAGGAT GTGGTGAAGAAGTCTTACTGCAAGGCCTTCACGCTGACCGTCACCGCCCTCTTCGTGACGCCCAAGACTACGGGAGCCCGGGTGGAGCTGAGCGAGCAGGAGCTGCCGTTGTGGCCAAATGACGTGGACAAGCTGTCCCCCTCTGACAGCCTGCCCCGGGGGAGCCGGGCTCACATCACCCTTGGCTGCGCGGGTGACGTGGAGCCCGTGCAGACGGGCATTGACCTCCTGGAGATTGTGCGGCAGGAGAAGGGGGGCAGCCGAGGCGAGGAGGTGGGTGAGCTCAACCGGGGCAAACTCTACTCCTTGGGCAATGGGCGCTGGCTGCTGAGCCTGACCAAGAAGCTGGAGGTCAGGGCCATCTTCACGGGATACTACGGGAAGGGCAAACCTGTGCCCACACACGGCAGCCGCAAGGGGGGCGCCTTGCAGTCCTGCACCATCATCTGA
- the DNAJC7 gene encoding dnaJ homolog subfamily C member 7 isoform X4 has product MCPKNASYYGNRAATLMMLGKFREALGDAQQSVRLDDSFVRGHLREGKCHLSLGNAMAACRSFQRALELDHKNAQAQQEFKNANAVIEYEKIAETDFEKRDFRKVVFCMDRALEFAPACHRFKILKAECLAMLGRYPEAQSVASDILRMDSTNADALYVRGLCLYYEDCIEKAVQFFVQALRMAPDHEKACIACRNAKALKAKKEDGNKAFKEGNYKLAYELYTEALGIDPNNIKTNAKLYCNRGTVNSKLRKLDDAIEDCTSAVKLDATYIKAYLRRAQCYMDTEQYEEAVRDYEKVYQTEKTKEHKQLLKNAQLELKKSKRKDYYKILGVDKNASEDEIKKAYRKRALMHHPDRHSGASAEVQKEEEKKFKEVGEAFTILSDPKKKTRYDSGQDLDEEGMNMGDFDANNIFKAFFGGPGGFSFEASGPGNFFFQFG; this is encoded by the exons ATGTGTCCTAAAAATGCTAGCTATTATGGGAATCGAGCAGCTACTTTGATGATGCTCGGAAAGTTCCGGGAAGCTCTTGGAGATGCACAACAGTCAGTGAGGTTGGATGACAGTTTCGTCCGG GGACATCTACGAGAGGGAAAATGCCACCTATCTCTAGGGAATGCCATGGCAGCATGTCGTAGTTTCCAGAGAGCCCTAGAACTGGATCACAAAAATGCTCAGGCACAACAGGAG TTCAAGAATGCTAATGCAGTCATAGAATATGAGAAAATAGCAGAAACGGATTTTGAGAAGCGGGATTTTCGGAAG GTGGTTTTCTGCATGGACCGTGCCCTAGAATTTGCCCCTGCCTGCCATCGCTTCAAAATCCTCAAAGCAGAATGTTTAGCAATGCTAGGTCGTTACCCGGAAGCACAGTCTGTGGCCAG TGACATTTTACGAATGGATTCTACCAATGCGGATGCTCTGTATGTACGAGGTCTTTGCCTTTATTATGAAGATTGTATTGAGAAGGCGGTTCAGTTTTTTGTACAGGCTCTCAGGATGGCTCCTGACCATGAGAAGGCCTGCATTGCTTGCAGA AATGCCAAAGCactgaaagcaaagaaagaagatgggaataaagcatttaaagaaggaaattacaAGCTAGCCTATGAACTGTACACAGAAGCCCTGGGGATAGATCctaacaatataaaaacaaatgctaAACTCTACTGTAATCGGGGCACGGTTAATTCCAAG cTTAGGAAACTAGATGATGCAATAGAAGACTGCACGAGTGCAGTGAAGCTCGATGCCACTTATATAAAAGCCTACTTGAGAAGAGCTCAGTG TTACATGGACACAGAACAGTATGAAGAAGCAGTGCGGGACTATGAAAAAGTATATCAGACGGAGAAAACAAAAG AACACAAACAGCTCCTAAAAAATGCACAGCTGGAACTGAAGAAGAGTAAGAGGAAAGATTACTACAAAATTCTGGGAGTGGACAAGAATGCCTCTGAGGACGAGATCAAGAAAGCTTACCGGAAACGGGCCTTGATGCATCATCCAG ATCGGCACAGTGGAGCCAGTGCCGAAGttcagaaggaggaggagaaaaagttCAAGGAAGTTGGAGAAGCTTTTACCATCCTCTCTGATCCCAAGAAAAAGACTCGCTACGACAGCGGACAGGACCTGGATGAGGAGGGCATGAATATGGGTG ATTTTGACGCAAACAATATCTTCAAGGCATTCTTTGGCGGTCCTGGGGGCTTCAGCTTTGAAG CATCTGGTCCagggaatttcttttttcaatttggCTAA
- the DNAJC7 gene encoding dnaJ homolog subfamily C member 7 isoform X2, translating to MWKLLRGRSREAESFKEQGNAYYAKKDYNEAYNYYTKAIDMCPKNASYYGNRAATLMMLGKFREALGDAQQSVRLDDSFVRGHLREGKCHLSLGNAMAACRSFQRALELDHKNAQAQQEFKNANAVIEYEKIAETDFEKRDFRKVVFCMDRALEFAPACHRFKILKAECLAMLGRYPEAQSVASDILRMDSTNADALYVRGLCLYYEDCIEKAVQFFVQALRMAPDHEKACIACRNAKALKAKKEDGNKAFKEGNYKLAYELYTEALGIDPNNIKTNAKLYCNRGTVNSKLRKLDDAIEDCTSAVKLDATYIKAYLRRAQCYMDTEQYEEAVRDYEKVYQTEKTKEHKQLLKNAQLELKKSKRKDYYKILGVDKNASEDEIKKAYRKRALMHHPDRHSGASAEVQKEEEKKFKEVGEAFTILSDPKKKTRYDSGQDLDEEGMNMGDFDANNIFKAFFGGPGGFSFEASGPGNFFFQFG from the exons ATGTGGAAGTTACTTAGAGGTCGTTCCAG ggAAGCAGAGTCTTTCAAGGAACAAGGAAACGCATACTATGCCAAGAAAGATTACAATGAAGCTTATAACTATTATACAAAAGCCATAG ATATGTGTCCTAAAAATGCTAGCTATTATGGGAATCGAGCAGCTACTTTGATGATGCTCGGAAAGTTCCGGGAAGCTCTTGGAGATGCACAACAGTCAGTGAGGTTGGATGACAGTTTCGTCCGG GGACATCTACGAGAGGGAAAATGCCACCTATCTCTAGGGAATGCCATGGCAGCATGTCGTAGTTTCCAGAGAGCCCTAGAACTGGATCACAAAAATGCTCAGGCACAACAGGAG TTCAAGAATGCTAATGCAGTCATAGAATATGAGAAAATAGCAGAAACGGATTTTGAGAAGCGGGATTTTCGGAAG GTGGTTTTCTGCATGGACCGTGCCCTAGAATTTGCCCCTGCCTGCCATCGCTTCAAAATCCTCAAAGCAGAATGTTTAGCAATGCTAGGTCGTTACCCGGAAGCACAGTCTGTGGCCAG TGACATTTTACGAATGGATTCTACCAATGCGGATGCTCTGTATGTACGAGGTCTTTGCCTTTATTATGAAGATTGTATTGAGAAGGCGGTTCAGTTTTTTGTACAGGCTCTCAGGATGGCTCCTGACCATGAGAAGGCCTGCATTGCTTGCAGA AATGCCAAAGCactgaaagcaaagaaagaagatgggaataaagcatttaaagaaggaaattacaAGCTAGCCTATGAACTGTACACAGAAGCCCTGGGGATAGATCctaacaatataaaaacaaatgctaAACTCTACTGTAATCGGGGCACGGTTAATTCCAAG cTTAGGAAACTAGATGATGCAATAGAAGACTGCACGAGTGCAGTGAAGCTCGATGCCACTTATATAAAAGCCTACTTGAGAAGAGCTCAGTG TTACATGGACACAGAACAGTATGAAGAAGCAGTGCGGGACTATGAAAAAGTATATCAGACGGAGAAAACAAAAG AACACAAACAGCTCCTAAAAAATGCACAGCTGGAACTGAAGAAGAGTAAGAGGAAAGATTACTACAAAATTCTGGGAGTGGACAAGAATGCCTCTGAGGACGAGATCAAGAAAGCTTACCGGAAACGGGCCTTGATGCATCATCCAG ATCGGCACAGTGGAGCCAGTGCCGAAGttcagaaggaggaggagaaaaagttCAAGGAAGTTGGAGAAGCTTTTACCATCCTCTCTGATCCCAAGAAAAAGACTCGCTACGACAGCGGACAGGACCTGGATGAGGAGGGCATGAATATGGGTG ATTTTGACGCAAACAATATCTTCAAGGCATTCTTTGGCGGTCCTGGGGGCTTCAGCTTTGAAG CATCTGGTCCagggaatttcttttttcaatttggCTAA
- the DNAJC7 gene encoding dnaJ homolog subfamily C member 7 isoform X1 translates to MAAAAECDVVMAATEPELHDDEEAKREAESFKEQGNAYYAKKDYNEAYNYYTKAIDMCPKNASYYGNRAATLMMLGKFREALGDAQQSVRLDDSFVRGHLREGKCHLSLGNAMAACRSFQRALELDHKNAQAQQEFKNANAVIEYEKIAETDFEKRDFRKVVFCMDRALEFAPACHRFKILKAECLAMLGRYPEAQSVASDILRMDSTNADALYVRGLCLYYEDCIEKAVQFFVQALRMAPDHEKACIACRNAKALKAKKEDGNKAFKEGNYKLAYELYTEALGIDPNNIKTNAKLYCNRGTVNSKLRKLDDAIEDCTSAVKLDATYIKAYLRRAQCYMDTEQYEEAVRDYEKVYQTEKTKEHKQLLKNAQLELKKSKRKDYYKILGVDKNASEDEIKKAYRKRALMHHPDRHSGASAEVQKEEEKKFKEVGEAFTILSDPKKKTRYDSGQDLDEEGMNMGDFDANNIFKAFFGGPGGFSFEASGPGNFFFQFG, encoded by the exons ATGGCGGCTGCCGCGGAGTGCGATGTGGTAATGGCGGCGACCGAGCCAGAGCTGCACGACGACGAGGAAGCGAAGAG ggAAGCAGAGTCTTTCAAGGAACAAGGAAACGCATACTATGCCAAGAAAGATTACAATGAAGCTTATAACTATTATACAAAAGCCATAG ATATGTGTCCTAAAAATGCTAGCTATTATGGGAATCGAGCAGCTACTTTGATGATGCTCGGAAAGTTCCGGGAAGCTCTTGGAGATGCACAACAGTCAGTGAGGTTGGATGACAGTTTCGTCCGG GGACATCTACGAGAGGGAAAATGCCACCTATCTCTAGGGAATGCCATGGCAGCATGTCGTAGTTTCCAGAGAGCCCTAGAACTGGATCACAAAAATGCTCAGGCACAACAGGAG TTCAAGAATGCTAATGCAGTCATAGAATATGAGAAAATAGCAGAAACGGATTTTGAGAAGCGGGATTTTCGGAAG GTGGTTTTCTGCATGGACCGTGCCCTAGAATTTGCCCCTGCCTGCCATCGCTTCAAAATCCTCAAAGCAGAATGTTTAGCAATGCTAGGTCGTTACCCGGAAGCACAGTCTGTGGCCAG TGACATTTTACGAATGGATTCTACCAATGCGGATGCTCTGTATGTACGAGGTCTTTGCCTTTATTATGAAGATTGTATTGAGAAGGCGGTTCAGTTTTTTGTACAGGCTCTCAGGATGGCTCCTGACCATGAGAAGGCCTGCATTGCTTGCAGA AATGCCAAAGCactgaaagcaaagaaagaagatgggaataaagcatttaaagaaggaaattacaAGCTAGCCTATGAACTGTACACAGAAGCCCTGGGGATAGATCctaacaatataaaaacaaatgctaAACTCTACTGTAATCGGGGCACGGTTAATTCCAAG cTTAGGAAACTAGATGATGCAATAGAAGACTGCACGAGTGCAGTGAAGCTCGATGCCACTTATATAAAAGCCTACTTGAGAAGAGCTCAGTG TTACATGGACACAGAACAGTATGAAGAAGCAGTGCGGGACTATGAAAAAGTATATCAGACGGAGAAAACAAAAG AACACAAACAGCTCCTAAAAAATGCACAGCTGGAACTGAAGAAGAGTAAGAGGAAAGATTACTACAAAATTCTGGGAGTGGACAAGAATGCCTCTGAGGACGAGATCAAGAAAGCTTACCGGAAACGGGCCTTGATGCATCATCCAG ATCGGCACAGTGGAGCCAGTGCCGAAGttcagaaggaggaggagaaaaagttCAAGGAAGTTGGAGAAGCTTTTACCATCCTCTCTGATCCCAAGAAAAAGACTCGCTACGACAGCGGACAGGACCTGGATGAGGAGGGCATGAATATGGGTG ATTTTGACGCAAACAATATCTTCAAGGCATTCTTTGGCGGTCCTGGGGGCTTCAGCTTTGAAG CATCTGGTCCagggaatttcttttttcaatttggCTAA
- the CNP gene encoding 2',3'-cyclic-nucleotide 3'-phosphodiesterase isoform X2, translated as MSSSGAKDKPELQFPFLQDEETVATLQECKTLFILRGLPGSGKSTLARVIVDRYRDGTKMVSADAYKITPGGRGDFSEEYKRLDEDLAAYCRRDVRVLVLDDTNHERERLEQLFELADQYQYQVVLVEPKTAWRLDCAQLKEKNQWQLSAEELKKLKPALEKDFLPLYFGWFLTKKSSESLRKAGQAFLEELSNHKAFKKELRHFVSGDEPREKIELVTYFGKRPPGVLHCTTKFCDYGKAAGADEYAQQDVVKKSYCKAFTLTVTALFVTPKTTGARVELSEQELPLWPNDVDKLSPSDSLPRGSRAHITLGCAGDVEPVQTGIDLLEIVRQEKGGSRGEEVGELNRGKLYSLGNGRWLLSLTKKLEVRAIFTGYYGKGKPVPTHGSRKGGALQSCTII; from the exons ATGTCCTCCTCAGGGGCCAAGGACAAGCCTGAGCTGCAGTTTCCTTTCCTGCAGGATGAGGAGACCGTGGCCACGCTGCAGGAGTGCAAGACCCTCTTCATCCTGCGCGGCCTGCCCGGGAGCGGCAAGTCCACCCTGGCGCGGGTCATCGTGGACAGGTACCGGGACGGCACCAAGATGGTGTCCGCCGACGCCTACAAGATTACCCCCGGGGGCCGAGGAGACTTCTCTGAGGAGTACAAGCGGCTGGACGAGGACCTGGCCGCCTACTGCCGCCGGGACGTGCGCGTCCTGGTGCTGGATGACACCAACCACGAGCGGGAGCGGCTGGAGCAGCTCTTTGAATTGGCCGACCAGTACCAGTACCAGGTGGTGTTGGTGGAGCCCAAGACGGCGTGGCGGCTGGACTGCGCCCAGCTCAAGGAGAAGAACCAGTGGCAGCTGTCGGCCGAGGAGCTCAAGAAGCTGAAGCCGGCGCTGGAGAAGGACTTCCTGCCGCTCTACTTCGGCTGGTTCCTGACCAAGAAGAGTTCCGAGAGCCTCCGCAAAGCCGGCCAGGCCTTCCTGGAGGAGCTGAGCAACCACAAGGCCTTCAAGAAGGAGCTGCGACACT tTGTCTCTGGGGATGAGCCCAGGGAGAAGATCGAACTGGTCACCTACTTCGGGAAGAGACCCCCAGGCGTGCTGCACTGCACAACCAAGTTCTGTGACTACGGGAAGGCTGCGGGGGCAGACGAGTATGCCCAGCAGGAT GTGGTGAAGAAGTCTTACTGCAAGGCCTTCACGCTGACCGTCACCGCCCTCTTCGTGACGCCCAAGACTACGGGAGCCCGGGTGGAGCTGAGCGAGCAGGAGCTGCCGTTGTGGCCAAATGACGTGGACAAGCTGTCCCCCTCTGACAGCCTGCCCCGGGGGAGCCGGGCTCACATCACCCTTGGCTGCGCGGGTGACGTGGAGCCCGTGCAGACGGGCATTGACCTCCTGGAGATTGTGCGGCAGGAGAAGGGGGGCAGCCGAGGCGAGGAGGTGGGTGAGCTCAACCGGGGCAAACTCTACTCCTTGGGCAATGGGCGCTGGCTGCTGAGCCTGACCAAGAAGCTGGAGGTCAGGGCCATCTTCACGGGATACTACGGGAAGGGCAAACCTGTGCCCACACACGGCAGCCGCAAGGGGGGCGCCTTGCAGTCCTGCACCATCATCTGA